A window from bacterium encodes these proteins:
- a CDS encoding T9SS type A sorting domain-containing protein, translating to MKGSVRLRVLFFAGLLASQALAQPGTAGKLEAFGLPGKRVSALGVAQYASLSAALLYAATAEEGVYRRNLAAPDSGWVELGLKGKRLTALDVQIWGAGPADFHAPVVGLFPNYSAGDSTRIYRFENGVWVPADSGLPWPDLFLVKALASFRSTGHLAPGPAFAGGNGLVYRSRTFARWWQPAFSVGLGVTNALAVHQRDYFSGTIWAGGENGIFAPWIAKSQDHGGTWEVFMPNLRGDNACNSIAIHPEHPDTVYAGMEGAVIKTINGGATWDYTGLRDTPVYFYGLTLDSSNPDHIYAGGLIANPDTWALWESLDAGATWQEIAAPVLDPPAVAAGITSIVADRQAPRMIYIATHGHGVWRYQSGPAAIGDREEGRLPNGFWLAQNVPNPFNPETLIRYRLAASRHVKLEVFDLLGQRMATLVDERQPAGEHQARWEGRNAAGKPAASGVYLYRLSLDAKAVATRKMLLRHIP from the coding sequence ATGAAGGGTTCAGTCAGACTGAGGGTACTCTTTTTCGCCGGCTTGCTTGCCAGTCAAGCCCTGGCGCAGCCGGGAACCGCCGGCAAGTTGGAGGCCTTTGGCCTGCCGGGCAAGCGCGTCAGCGCGTTGGGCGTGGCGCAATATGCCTCGCTCTCAGCGGCCCTGCTCTATGCTGCCACCGCAGAGGAGGGTGTTTACCGTCGCAATCTGGCAGCGCCTGATTCCGGCTGGGTCGAGCTGGGCTTGAAAGGCAAAAGGCTCACCGCGCTCGATGTCCAGATTTGGGGCGCTGGTCCCGCCGATTTCCACGCGCCCGTCGTCGGCCTGTTTCCCAACTACAGCGCCGGTGATTCCACGCGGATTTACCGCTTTGAAAACGGCGTTTGGGTGCCGGCCGATTCCGGCCTGCCGTGGCCTGATCTCTTCCTGGTCAAAGCCCTGGCGAGTTTTCGTTCCACCGGCCATCTGGCGCCGGGCCCTGCCTTTGCCGGCGGCAACGGCCTGGTCTACCGCTCGCGGACTTTTGCTCGCTGGTGGCAGCCGGCGTTCAGCGTCGGCCTGGGCGTCACCAACGCGTTGGCCGTGCATCAGCGTGATTACTTCAGCGGCACAATTTGGGCCGGCGGCGAAAATGGAATCTTTGCGCCGTGGATCGCGAAGTCGCAGGATCACGGCGGCACTTGGGAAGTCTTCATGCCGAATCTCCGCGGCGACAATGCCTGTAATTCAATTGCCATTCATCCGGAGCATCCTGACACCGTGTATGCCGGCATGGAGGGCGCGGTGATCAAAACCATTAACGGTGGCGCGACGTGGGACTATACCGGCTTGCGCGATACGCCGGTTTATTTCTACGGCCTGACGCTCGACTCCTCGAATCCAGATCACATTTACGCCGGCGGCTTGATTGCGAATCCCGATACCTGGGCGTTGTGGGAGAGCCTGGATGCCGGCGCGACCTGGCAGGAGATTGCCGCGCCGGTGCTGGACCCGCCCGCGGTGGCCGCAGGCATCACCAGCATTGTTGCCGATCGGCAGGCGCCGCGCATGATTTACATTGCGACGCACGGTCACGGCGTGTGGCGCTATCAAAGCGGTCCTGCCGCGATTGGCGATCGCGAAGAAGGGAGACTGCCGAACGGTTTCTGGCTGGCGCAGAATGTCCCCAATCCATTCAATCCTGAAACTCTGATTCGCTATCGCCTCGCTGCCAGCCGTCACGTCAAATTGGAAGTGTTCGATTTGCTCGGGCAGCGGATGGCTACGCTGGTTGACGAACGCCAACCTGCCGGCGAACACCAGGCGCGCTGGGAAGGGAGAAATGCAGCGGGAAAACCGGCGGCCTCCGGCGTTTACCTCTACCGTTTGTCTTTGGATGCCAAAGCTGTGGCCACGCGCAAGATGCTACTGAGGCATATCCCGTAG
- a CDS encoding DUF3160 domain-containing protein, protein MRYFVSILLALALLPSMQARAQAGSDFDLQAYTSFLDDHRDLTGAQLRSLHPTPAFRTALYLPLKKIAYLDTIIQIYQLTADERALLSDNGFVVSERLQRENFGEAFYEIYKHDLPVFVSSDAILHALHRSYDTILEDMERGLLIPRLEELLLKLRREWPNLANRSAGQPAMQTMLNDMDVYLTVALRLLGLAYTPQRAENSATVEALLKLITDEQPAPYALFAATPRLIDFSQFRPRGHYTNEAILKNYFRAMIWLGRTELMLSPPQQHGMPAPSAADIQRQTIMAYLLWEAAKSSGALPIWEEMEDLIRFFVGESDNVTLAHLQLLADEIGLTQAAELLDAGRLQALQQALATKSYAIQRINSQILLSDPAVPEQAMPPTAFLLLGQRFVIDSYVMGNVVHDRILYQGEKILRMMPSSLDVLFALGNEASAILLQDELGRYPYASNLAAVRYLVDSYEPAFWSSSLYNAWLAAIRALNPPGNLAPFPAFMQTGAFWQQKMNTQLASWAQLRHDNLLYAKQSYTIGATCSFPYSFVEPLPAFYRALERFARQAEAKFGTLAFAEEWRKTYLTRYFSGMAGIMDTLAVIAGKQLQHTPLDSAETRFLQSMLYERDGCVTEFDGWYVDLYYNGSGQVAEKDLVIADVHTQPTDEAGTPVGKVLHAGTGPLDLGVFIAENQAGQPMAFIGPLLSYYEHVTWNFQRLTDEEWQQLYRQPPSFRPAWVNVYLADAEGRRRTAGPQIATAVTEPLQEKALPQTPALHQNFPNPFNANTLIRFEISPAYAHAPAQLAIYNLRGELVRELLDQPLPAGDYLVRWDGKDNTGRDAASSIYLCRLQVGKSAATRKLTMLR, encoded by the coding sequence ATGCGCTACTTTGTGTCGATTCTGCTCGCGCTGGCTCTGCTGCCCTCCATGCAGGCACGCGCCCAAGCCGGCAGTGATTTTGACCTGCAGGCTTACACCAGTTTCCTGGACGACCATCGGGATTTGACCGGCGCACAACTGCGCAGCCTTCATCCCACTCCCGCTTTCCGCACCGCGCTCTACCTTCCGCTCAAAAAAATCGCCTATCTGGACACGATCATCCAAATCTACCAGCTCACCGCCGATGAACGCGCCTTGCTCTCGGATAACGGCTTTGTGGTGAGCGAGCGGCTGCAGCGCGAAAACTTTGGGGAGGCCTTCTATGAAATCTACAAACATGATTTGCCGGTTTTCGTCTCCAGCGATGCCATCTTGCACGCGCTGCATCGTTCCTATGATACGATTCTGGAGGACATGGAACGCGGCCTCCTGATTCCGCGCCTAGAAGAGTTGCTGCTCAAGCTGCGGCGGGAATGGCCGAACCTGGCGAATCGCTCTGCCGGTCAGCCAGCCATGCAAACGATGCTGAACGACATGGACGTCTACCTCACTGTCGCGCTTCGACTGCTGGGATTGGCGTATACGCCGCAGCGCGCGGAGAACAGCGCCACGGTCGAGGCCCTGCTGAAGCTGATCACGGATGAGCAGCCGGCGCCTTATGCCCTGTTCGCGGCTACGCCGCGCCTCATCGATTTCAGCCAATTCCGGCCGCGCGGCCATTATACCAATGAAGCGATTCTCAAGAATTACTTCCGCGCGATGATCTGGCTCGGCCGCACCGAGTTGATGCTCAGCCCGCCGCAACAGCATGGCATGCCGGCGCCCAGCGCGGCTGACATCCAGCGCCAGACCATCATGGCCTACCTGCTCTGGGAGGCTGCTAAAAGCAGCGGCGCGCTGCCGATTTGGGAGGAAATGGAAGATCTCATTCGTTTTTTCGTCGGCGAGAGTGACAATGTCACACTCGCGCATTTGCAGCTCTTGGCGGACGAAATCGGTCTGACTCAGGCCGCCGAATTGCTCGACGCCGGCCGGTTGCAAGCGCTGCAGCAAGCGCTGGCAACGAAGTCTTATGCCATTCAGCGCATCAATTCCCAGATTCTGCTCTCTGATCCCGCCGTTCCCGAGCAAGCCATGCCGCCCACCGCCTTTTTGCTGCTCGGCCAGCGCTTCGTCATCGACTCCTATGTGATGGGCAATGTCGTCCATGACCGCATCCTCTATCAAGGCGAAAAAATCCTGCGCATGATGCCCTCCAGCCTGGATGTGCTGTTCGCCCTGGGAAATGAGGCCAGCGCGATTTTGTTGCAAGATGAGCTGGGGCGTTATCCCTATGCCTCCAACCTGGCAGCGGTGCGCTATCTGGTCGATTCCTACGAGCCGGCGTTCTGGAGCAGCTCGTTGTATAATGCCTGGCTGGCCGCCATTCGCGCGCTCAATCCGCCCGGCAATTTGGCGCCCTTTCCGGCATTCATGCAAACCGGTGCATTTTGGCAGCAAAAGATGAACACGCAACTCGCTTCGTGGGCACAGTTGCGGCATGACAATTTACTGTACGCCAAGCAGTCCTACACCATCGGCGCGACCTGCTCCTTTCCATACAGCTTCGTGGAACCGTTGCCGGCGTTCTATCGCGCCCTCGAGCGTTTTGCCCGGCAGGCTGAGGCCAAATTCGGCACGCTTGCGTTTGCGGAGGAATGGCGCAAGACCTACCTCACGCGCTATTTCTCCGGTATGGCCGGCATCATGGACACGCTGGCGGTGATCGCGGGCAAGCAGCTTCAGCACACGCCGCTGGATTCCGCTGAAACTCGTTTTCTGCAGAGTATGCTTTATGAACGCGACGGGTGCGTAACGGAGTTTGACGGCTGGTATGTCGATCTCTACTACAACGGCTCCGGTCAAGTGGCCGAAAAAGATCTGGTAATTGCGGACGTGCACACGCAACCGACGGATGAAGCGGGAACGCCGGTCGGCAAGGTCCTGCATGCCGGCACCGGGCCGCTCGATCTCGGCGTTTTCATTGCCGAAAATCAGGCGGGCCAGCCGATGGCATTCATCGGGCCGCTGCTGAGTTACTACGAACACGTGACTTGGAATTTCCAGCGCCTGACCGATGAGGAATGGCAGCAACTTTACCGGCAGCCGCCTTCGTTTCGCCCCGCGTGGGTGAATGTTTATCTCGCTGATGCCGAAGGCCGGCGCCGCACCGCGGGTCCACAAATCGCGACCGCGGTCACGGAGCCATTGCAGGAAAAGGCGCTGCCACAAACGCCGGCGTTGCACCAGAATTTCCCCAACCCCTTCAATGCCAACACGCTCATTCGTTTTGAGATTTCACCGGCGTATGCTCATGCCCCGGCTCAGTTGGCGATTTACAACCTGCGCGGTGAGCTGGTGCGCGAGCTGCTCGATCAACCGCTGCCCGCCGGCGACTATCTCGTGCGCTGGGATGGGAAAGACAACACCGGCCGCGATGCGGCCTCCAGCATTTATCTCTGCCGGCTGCAAGTTGGCAAGTCGGCGGCCACACGCAAGCTGACGATGTTGCGCTGA
- a CDS encoding dipeptidase, with protein MILRAAISTLLLATALSAQPARPGAASAAERAASIHAQSLVLDAHIDVLYHLTRTKSRAELSQRLASGHFDFIRARAGGLDASFFAIFVSNRFSAQPDGAFHEAQRLIEMLTRIVAANPQLAAFADTPAEVRRLADAGKHAVIMSLENGTPIGRDLARLQHFYQQGIRYLTLCHNQDNQICDSSYDSRRTHRGLSAFGKQVVAEMNRLGMMIDVSHISDQAFGQVLQLSQSPVIASHSSLRRFRTFQRNLSDEMLLGLKKNGGVVCINFGSMFLSDDYRRRRQTLQDVIKHIDYAVKLIGIDHVGLGSDFDGVDEMPAGLEDVSCYPQLTAELLKRGYTAEEINKINGGNLLRVWQANLDRRQP; from the coding sequence ATGATCCTGCGAGCCGCAATCTCCACCCTTCTCCTTGCCACTGCGCTTTCTGCCCAACCGGCGCGGCCGGGCGCGGCCAGTGCCGCCGAGCGCGCCGCGAGCATTCATGCCCAATCGCTGGTGCTCGACGCGCATATCGATGTTCTCTATCACCTGACGAGAACGAAATCCCGCGCGGAGCTTTCCCAACGTCTCGCTTCGGGCCACTTTGATTTCATTCGCGCCCGCGCAGGCGGACTGGATGCCTCCTTCTTCGCGATTTTTGTGTCGAACCGTTTCAGTGCCCAACCGGACGGCGCTTTCCACGAGGCGCAACGCCTCATCGAAATGCTCACGCGCATCGTGGCCGCCAATCCGCAACTGGCGGCATTCGCCGACACCCCCGCCGAGGTGCGGCGCCTCGCCGATGCCGGCAAGCACGCCGTCATCATGAGCCTGGAAAACGGCACCCCGATCGGCCGTGACCTCGCCCGCTTGCAACACTTCTATCAACAGGGCATTCGCTACCTCACGCTCTGCCACAATCAGGATAATCAAATCTGCGATTCTTCCTATGACAGCCGCCGCACCCATCGCGGTCTGAGCGCGTTCGGAAAGCAGGTCGTGGCGGAGATGAACCGCCTCGGCATGATGATCGACGTTTCGCATATATCGGATCAGGCCTTTGGGCAGGTGTTGCAGCTCTCGCAATCGCCGGTGATTGCTTCGCATTCGAGCTTGAGAAGATTCCGCACGTTTCAACGCAACCTGTCGGACGAGATGCTGCTCGGCTTGAAGAAAAACGGCGGCGTAGTCTGCATCAACTTCGGTTCGATGTTCTTGAGTGACGATTATCGCCGGCGCCGGCAAACGCTGCAAGACGTCATCAAGCACATCGATTATGCTGTGAAACTGATCGGCATCGATCATGTCGGTTTGGGCAGCGACTTCGACGGCGTGGACGAGATGCCGGCCGGCCTGGAAGACGTGAGCTGTTATCCCCAACTGACAGCCGAGCTTTTGAAAAGAGGCTACACCGCGGAAGAAATCAACAAGATCAACGGCGGCAATCTGCTGCGTGTGTGGCAGGCAAATCTCGACCGCCGCCAGCCTTGA
- a CDS encoding DUF429 domain-containing protein, with the protein MPAHILGIDAAWTAHQPSGVALLRARRNAKPKLIALGRSYDEFLTSGPHAKVDWRTRVRGCLPPIDALLSHCKKLTGELPQIVALDIPLAAKPLNGRRPCDNAVTAAYVSRGAGTHTPNAQRPGPISASLFHQLCAAGYHWHTHGAAPRAKRVFLETYPHPAIIELMRLPMRLAYKTARLSQYWPEASPDLRRRRLCRNLEALRAALAEEIAGVTSLVPAAHAVRRLGTAARLKGLEDCLDALVCAWIGYQCWIGRARAYGSKEAAIWIPSPDFRSKKLVKPSEN; encoded by the coding sequence ATGCCTGCACACATTCTCGGCATCGACGCGGCGTGGACGGCGCATCAACCCTCGGGCGTGGCGCTGTTGCGCGCACGCAGAAATGCCAAACCAAAATTGATCGCGCTCGGAAGATCCTATGACGAATTTCTCACCAGCGGGCCGCATGCAAAAGTCGATTGGCGCACTCGCGTGCGCGGCTGCCTCCCTCCTATTGATGCGTTGCTCTCTCACTGCAAAAAACTCACTGGCGAGTTGCCGCAAATTGTGGCGTTGGATATTCCTCTGGCGGCCAAACCGCTCAACGGCCGGCGGCCATGCGACAATGCCGTGACTGCGGCCTACGTGAGCCGCGGCGCCGGCACGCACACGCCCAACGCCCAGCGGCCCGGCCCGATTTCGGCATCCCTCTTCCACCAGCTTTGCGCTGCCGGTTACCACTGGCACACGCACGGCGCCGCGCCGCGGGCGAAGCGCGTGTTTCTCGAAACCTATCCGCATCCCGCCATCATCGAACTGATGCGATTGCCGATGCGCCTGGCTTACAAAACTGCGCGCCTCTCGCAGTATTGGCCGGAAGCCTCACCAGACTTGCGCCGGCGCCGCCTCTGCCGGAATCTCGAAGCTTTGCGTGCGGCACTGGCCGAAGAGATTGCGGGCGTAACCAGCCTGGTGCCGGCCGCGCACGCGGTGCGCCGTCTTGGCACCGCCGCGCGACTGAAAGGCCTGGAAGACTGCCTGGATGCGCTGGTTTGCGCTTGGATTGGGTATCAATGCTGGATCGGCCGCGCCCGGGCTTACGGCAGCAAGGAGGCCGCTATCTGGATTCCCTCGCCTGATTTCCGCTCCAAAAAACTGGTGAAGCCCTCAGAAAACTGA
- a CDS encoding T9SS type A sorting domain-containing protein, translating into MSARKVCLFAAFASWLFLYAEDLSACTCRQPPPPSRAFAEADAVFLGKVLSFEAIPAIHQRRAHLDVLKTWKGNKSAADTLFTPFDEAGCGYDFRVGETYLIYAYQYGEEPLSTNLCTRTRHESFAQEDLNYLDSVAYLPLTIGNAWTFGSNFPGTTTETILDTTLTAGHLYYQFDQFREFPRPLLRMNDSLELIVRHENEEQIWLKFSAKIGESWHVYGPQHLAEWTVTLESTTDTIRVEAGHFFPCYRFYFRFPGADNDWIEWYTPNLGPVRRELLGFAVIEYPLASAIIDGQKIPTGIDAPSSPALPQTLELRQNYPNPFAPASAEPFLNTTAIHYRLSRETQVTLTIYDILGRALNTLVQRRHGPGDYVVTWNGRDQRGERVPSGVYFYKLTAGSFAQTRKLAVIQ; encoded by the coding sequence ATGTCTGCAAGAAAAGTGTGCTTGTTTGCCGCCTTTGCCTCCTGGTTGTTCCTCTACGCCGAAGATCTATCGGCTTGCACCTGCCGACAGCCGCCACCGCCGTCGCGCGCCTTTGCCGAGGCGGACGCCGTTTTTCTGGGCAAGGTTCTTTCGTTTGAAGCGATCCCCGCCATCCATCAGCGGCGTGCCCATCTTGACGTCTTGAAGACATGGAAGGGCAACAAGAGCGCGGCGGACACGCTGTTCACTCCCTTCGATGAGGCGGGCTGCGGTTATGACTTCCGGGTCGGCGAAACCTATCTCATTTACGCTTACCAATATGGGGAGGAACCGCTGTCGACCAACCTCTGTACCCGCACGCGCCATGAGTCCTTCGCGCAGGAGGACTTGAACTATTTGGACTCGGTTGCCTACCTGCCACTGACAATCGGCAACGCGTGGACGTTCGGCTCAAACTTTCCGGGCACGACGACTGAGACTATTCTCGACACCACGCTTACGGCCGGGCATTTGTACTACCAATTCGATCAATTCCGTGAATTTCCCCGCCCCCTGCTGCGCATGAATGATTCGCTGGAACTGATCGTGCGCCACGAGAATGAGGAACAAATTTGGCTCAAATTCAGCGCGAAGATCGGCGAGAGCTGGCACGTTTACGGTCCCCAACACCTGGCCGAATGGACCGTGACGCTCGAAAGCACAACCGACACCATCCGGGTCGAGGCCGGGCACTTCTTTCCGTGTTATCGTTTCTATTTCAGATTCCCCGGCGCGGATAATGATTGGATCGAATGGTATACTCCCAACCTCGGCCCGGTGCGGCGCGAGCTGCTGGGCTTTGCCGTGATTGAATATCCCCTGGCCAGCGCCATCATCGACGGCCAGAAGATCCCCACCGGGATTGATGCTCCTTCTTCGCCGGCCTTGCCTCAAACGCTCGAGCTGAGGCAGAACTATCCCAATCCCTTTGCGCCGGCCAGCGCTGAGCCGTTTTTGAACACGACTGCGATTCACTATCGTTTGTCGCGGGAGACACAAGTGACATTGACGATTTACGATATCCTCGGCCGTGCGCTCAACACGCTGGTGCAGCGCCGGCATGGCCCGGGCGATTATGTCGTCACCTGGAATGGCCGGGATCAGCGCGGCGAACGCGTGCCCAGCGGCGTTTATTTTTACAAATTGACGGCGGGCAGCTTCGCGCAAACGCGCAAGCTGGCGGTGATACAATAA
- a CDS encoding T9SS type A sorting domain-containing protein — translation MRLSSSLLACCLIVTQAALAQQFEQFGLEGKSVTAMHEFFGTLYAATQDSGVYRRYLADPDSGWKPLGVPARTLTSIFAFHTVCPLICWKGILAGTAADLTAGDSTLIYFYQQRPDTCQKPGAWLAASKGIDAVSVRHIQALAGVAVCQPIGPEFVTAFAAGQGAVFRSLDRGQSWQPVWQRRFDFFRVLAASQRSWFDPLGQEIWAGGHSLPDTLDNAWRPLIMLSRNSGEQWEDLSPAHLNWNEKCVALAPDPADTNLIYAALTHTILRSWDRGRSWQAVFPTSPAITFTALAVDPQTPQHLLASGSAGNNAAVLYESRNRGDEWQMLPLRPLLMVIGSMIFDPFLADPPALPRSVYLATFGSGVWRYTFAATSVHDTPAKPEDFHLEVTFPNPARQTAGAALTFRVLAPVPEPLTIRLYNTLGQQLGIWRVPVHSGGQSFTLPFSPASLTAGVYFVHAEWRGRVIVKKWTVLP, via the coding sequence ATGCGCCTCTCTTCTTCGCTGTTGGCCTGCTGCTTGATCGTGACGCAGGCTGCCCTCGCCCAACAATTCGAGCAATTCGGATTGGAAGGCAAGTCCGTGACCGCTATGCACGAGTTCTTCGGCACGCTTTACGCCGCCACCCAGGACAGCGGCGTCTACCGCCGCTATCTGGCAGATCCGGATTCGGGCTGGAAGCCTCTCGGTGTGCCGGCAAGGACATTGACTTCGATCTTCGCGTTTCACACCGTCTGCCCGCTGATCTGCTGGAAGGGCATACTGGCCGGTACCGCTGCTGACTTGACCGCGGGCGATTCGACTTTGATCTACTTTTACCAGCAACGTCCCGACACTTGCCAAAAGCCGGGCGCGTGGCTGGCAGCGAGCAAGGGAATAGATGCCGTCTCCGTGCGCCACATCCAGGCCCTGGCGGGAGTCGCAGTGTGCCAGCCCATCGGCCCGGAATTCGTCACTGCCTTTGCCGCCGGCCAGGGTGCAGTCTTTCGTTCCCTTGATCGCGGCCAAAGCTGGCAGCCGGTTTGGCAGAGACGATTTGATTTCTTCCGCGTTTTGGCTGCCAGCCAACGTTCGTGGTTCGATCCTCTGGGCCAGGAAATCTGGGCGGGCGGCCATTCCCTCCCGGATACGCTGGACAATGCCTGGCGTCCCCTGATCATGTTGTCTCGCAACTCCGGCGAACAGTGGGAAGACCTCAGCCCCGCGCACCTCAACTGGAACGAAAAGTGCGTTGCCCTGGCGCCTGATCCCGCCGACACCAACCTCATCTATGCCGCCTTGACGCACACGATTCTGCGCTCATGGGATCGCGGCCGGAGTTGGCAGGCGGTGTTTCCCACCTCACCTGCGATAACTTTCACGGCGCTGGCGGTTGATCCACAAACGCCGCAACACCTGCTTGCCAGTGGCAGCGCCGGCAACAATGCCGCCGTACTCTACGAAAGCCGGAATCGCGGTGACGAATGGCAGATGCTGCCGCTCCGGCCGCTGCTGATGGTCATCGGCAGCATGATCTTCGATCCCTTTCTCGCGGACCCTCCTGCGCTGCCACGATCGGTTTATCTCGCGACCTTTGGCAGCGGCGTCTGGCGCTATACCTTTGCGGCGACGAGCGTCCACGACACGCCTGCGAAGCCGGAAGATTTTCACCTCGAAGTGACTTTCCCCAATCCCGCCAGACAGACAGCGGGCGCAGCGCTCACGTTTCGCGTTCTGGCGCCGGTGCCGGAGCCTCTTACTATTCGGCTGTACAACACCCTCGGCCAACAGCTCGGCATTTGGCGTGTGCCGGTGCACAGCGGCGGGCAGAGCTTCACGCTGCCTTTTTCTCCCGCCAGTCTCACTGCCGGCGTTTATTTCGTGCATGCTGAATGGCGCGGCCGGGTGATCGTGAAGAAGTGGACGGTATTGCCGTAA
- a CDS encoding uracil-DNA glycosylase, translated as MAAISTRQKLLRLHRDLVACRRCPRLVHWRERIAREKTKRFATEEYWGKPVPSFGDFNARLLIVGLAPAAHGGNRTGRTFTGDRSGDWLYRALHKAGFANQPVSTHRTDGLKLKDCLITAPCRCAPPANQPTPAEFANCRGFILTEVALMKQIRVVIALGKIAFATALSVFGEVYGIDHSPKPKFAHRAEVKLTGKITLLASFHPSQQNTFTGRLTEAMFDGVFRRARQLLDSE; from the coding sequence ATGGCTGCCATTTCCACTCGGCAAAAACTGCTGCGTTTGCACCGCGACCTCGTCGCCTGCCGGCGCTGTCCCCGCTTGGTGCATTGGCGCGAACGCATCGCACGCGAGAAAACTAAACGGTTTGCAACGGAAGAGTATTGGGGCAAACCCGTGCCTTCCTTCGGTGATTTCAATGCGCGCTTGCTGATTGTCGGACTGGCGCCGGCCGCGCACGGCGGCAATCGCACCGGCCGCACGTTCACCGGCGACCGCAGCGGCGACTGGCTGTATCGCGCCTTGCACAAAGCCGGCTTCGCCAATCAACCGGTGTCAACCCATCGCACTGATGGTTTGAAGTTGAAAGATTGCCTGATCACGGCGCCGTGCCGCTGCGCGCCGCCGGCCAACCAGCCGACGCCGGCGGAATTCGCGAATTGCCGTGGTTTCATTCTCACCGAAGTCGCGCTGATGAAGCAAATCAGAGTCGTGATTGCGTTGGGCAAGATTGCCTTTGCCACCGCGCTTTCTGTTTTTGGAGAGGTTTATGGAATCGATCACTCTCCCAAGCCGAAATTCGCGCATCGCGCTGAAGTCAAGCTGACCGGCAAGATCACGCTGCTTGCGTCGTTTCATCCCAGCCAGCAAAATACTTTTACCGGGAGATTGACGGAGGCGATGTTCGATGGAGTGTTTCGCCGCGCGCGGCAGTTGCTCGATTCTGAATAA
- a CDS encoding serpin family protein — MKLQFLRLLLLLGLSLWLVQCEHNVVTPDNRSFRELTSFEKKLVVSGNRFGLQLFREVVQQRPGENLFLSPLSVAMALGMTLNGANGETYEAMQNTLELAGLSQEEINQSYQSLIALLMQLDPRVEFQIANSIWHRQEMAFEPEFLKRNQTYFNARVSGVDFSAPATLNLINTWVSDNTHGRIPKIIDEIKPEHVMFLINAIYFKGKWTYQFDPANTRDDWFITANGAQQPCRMMHQKAGVRYAQHPTLQAVDLPYGDAGFSMTILLPNPGISLDSLISALNAETWAEWMNGFAERELMIAMPKFTMTFDITLNRALQSLGMGVAFTERADFSQMCKSQRLLISEVKHKTFVEVNEEGTEAAAVTSVGIGVVSAPPQFRIDRPFLFAIRDSHSQTILFIGKMEYPQ, encoded by the coding sequence ATGAAACTCCAGTTTTTGCGGCTCCTGCTCTTGCTGGGTCTGAGCCTGTGGTTGGTACAATGCGAACACAACGTGGTCACGCCCGACAACCGCAGCTTCCGCGAGCTGACCTCCTTCGAAAAGAAATTGGTGGTCTCGGGCAATCGCTTCGGCTTGCAGCTCTTTCGCGAAGTCGTGCAGCAACGGCCGGGCGAGAACCTCTTCCTCTCGCCGTTGAGTGTGGCCATGGCCTTGGGCATGACCTTGAACGGCGCCAACGGCGAAACTTACGAAGCCATGCAAAACACTTTGGAACTGGCCGGTTTGTCGCAGGAGGAGATCAATCAATCCTATCAAAGCTTGATCGCGCTGCTCATGCAACTCGACCCGCGCGTGGAATTTCAAATCGCCAATTCGATCTGGCACCGGCAGGAAATGGCATTCGAGCCCGAATTCCTCAAGCGCAACCAAACCTATTTCAACGCGCGCGTCAGCGGCGTTGATTTCAGCGCGCCGGCCACCCTCAATCTCATCAACACCTGGGTGAGCGACAACACGCACGGCCGCATTCCGAAAATCATCGATGAAATCAAGCCCGAACATGTGATGTTCCTCATCAATGCAATCTACTTCAAGGGCAAGTGGACATACCAGTTCGACCCCGCCAATACGCGGGACGATTGGTTCATCACAGCGAATGGCGCACAGCAGCCCTGCAGAATGATGCACCAAAAAGCCGGCGTGCGCTATGCTCAGCATCCGACCTTGCAGGCGGTTGATCTGCCCTACGGCGACGCCGGTTTCAGCATGACGATTCTACTGCCTAACCCCGGCATCTCGCTGGATTCACTGATTTCAGCTTTGAACGCGGAAACCTGGGCGGAGTGGATGAACGGCTTTGCCGAACGCGAGTTAATGATTGCCATGCCCAAGTTTACGATGACTTTCGACATCACTTTGAACAGGGCACTCCAAAGCCTGGGAATGGGAGTTGCTTTTACGGAGCGCGCAGACTTTTCGCAAATGTGCAAGTCGCAACGCTTGCTGATCAGTGAAGTCAAACACAAGACATTTGTGGAAGTCAATGAAGAAGGCACCGAGGCCGCCGCCGTCACTTCCGTGGGCATCGGCGTCGTCTCCGCTCCTCCTCAATTCCGAATCGATCGTCCGTTCCTGTTCGCCATTCGCGACAGCCATTCGCAAACGATTTTGTTCATCGGCAAAATGGAATATCCCCAATAA